Proteins from one Candida orthopsilosis Co 90-125, chromosome 2 draft sequence genomic window:
- a CDS encoding Vid21 subunit of the NuA4 histone acetyltransferase complex: protein MKSSTWNDRTRELSHVIADPFLQDHNKTCLDENTKPEYFLNEAEYKVDAYLKSTIIKSMDESIFLPPAIRERRKRKSEEDLQNEPKAKLRHSVASLHSTKKEPIVPSLKTQGQIDEDEMREFLSSDINQLEILSMPEHYPLKTQSVCSLTELYYLTQTLASNKLLPGSHKVLTTENYELALLEGKVAVLYSRIEELKRQGKWSSRQPKRYNDPFTYRAGRSNKSKFTWDHLLEEARWMAEDFREGNKFKKYCCVIIAQAVKDYWSLGKEATCVKRKPVPSLSEKLENAVDETTIADVPPAEATGSSVDPKLLTENKIDEPEDVSEKTVSDIFSSVFAKNNSTAFVNIEDLNKHARSIVKTIPNHVAFDINNKGKSKAIEPYEPPLTTVSKLFLPFENDQGWHKIVLRKSAAEGLKFHKSPEYQRGVFGAQAHRKFHYLKPPKPPLLANIELRSPTIWSPEDDKKLIHYVAEFCFNWDLIAEHVQACSFAPSLRKYESNIERRTPWQCFERYIQLNQKFQFSDMKGSYAFHAQQWLEQAHKTQSTTKRRVSPLGVGSDSMQRGHRKLRWASMFDAMRKAMKKREIALAKMNHRRTTTDVQQNVQQGTVANGEKRPNTSKTPTPAELAKLKYERDKSIQQSSRTRLMAAVAQQQQQQQQQQQQQQQQQQQQQQQQQQQHQQPQQQQHLPQQQHLQQQQHQLPQQLPPQQQPIAHQQQLSQQTQQQSQLTPQHHHPQVPPMHQGRVPSQGQLLDQRAQSNHHQIQQLQQQQQQLQQIQQQSHQQSHQQPPQSQQFSQLQQQQRQSHPQQQVHPQQQYTPHSQSQSPILQQQQLFQQRSQQQSQQLHAQNSSSHVQNRFQNQPQFMQANSPEYSSTAPTPRPEQILQRAQRAALNGLSSQTQATVRDSPYPQSQLKIPTTKDGKQLTNEQIHQLLQMEKQRRLVQQQQQQQQQQLQNVDFQLSPNMGIAPQPQVPISPQIHQQLPANLNNAALPMGSPNMQYSPNKADGQKPATYYQRQAQPPVSQVQNASPNLQQKPMQQQVRQQRPRIQFPPAQISAIINSIQTQNPTYTKEQVTKLAAQYLNSLHQQAQNRANKNVQTQVQGGMPLQQGQQFRDANIGGNNSASATASPQSSHTRPQSQG from the coding sequence ATGAAAAGCAGTACTTGGAATGATAGAACTAGGGAGCTTCTGCACGTTATTGCCGACCCTTTTCTACAAGATCATAACAAAACTTGTCTTGATGAAAATACAAAACCTGAATATTTCTTGAATGAAGCTGAATATAAGGTTGATGCATATCTCAAAAGCACTATAATAAAGTCAATGGATGAATCTATTTTTCTACCACCTGCAATTAGAGAACGTCGAAAAAGGAAatcagaagaagatttaCAGAATGAACCAAAAGCAAAGCTTCGTCATAGTGTGGCATCCTTGCATAGTACTAAGAAAGAACCAATTGTTCCTTCTTTAAAGACTCAAGGTCAAatagatgaagatgaaatgaGGGAATTTTTATCTTCAGATATAaaccaattggaaatattgTCCATGCCTGAGCACTATCCTTTGAAAACACAATCTGTATGCTCATTAACTGAACTATACTATTTGACTCAAACACTAGCTTCCAATAAACTACTTCCAGGGAGCCATAAAGTCTTGACTACTGAGAATTACGAATTGGCCTTATTGGAAGGGAAAGTTGCAGTTTTATATTCTCGTATTgaggaattgaaaagacaAGGAAAATGGTCATCGAGGCAACCCAAAAGGTACAATGATCCATTTACGTACAGGGCTGGAAGGTCAAATAAATCTAAGTTTACGTGGGATCATTTATTAGAGGAAGCAAGATGGATGGCTGAGGACTTTCGAGAGGGAAACAAGTTtaaaaaatattgttgtgTGATTATTGCTCAAGCAGTAAAAGATTATTGGCTGCTTGGAAAGGAAGCAACATGTGTAAAGAGAAAGCCTGTGCCATCTTTAtctgaaaaattggagaatGCAGTTGATGAGACAACCATTGCAGATGTACCACCAGCTGAAGCAACAGGCTCTTCCGTCGATCCTAAATTACTTACcgaaaacaaaattgatgagcCGGAGGATGTTTCCGAAAAGACGGTATCAGATATATTCTCCTCTGTATTTGCCAAAAACAATTCTACCGCGtttgtcaatattgaagatttgaataaaCATGCAAGATCAATTGTAAAGACTATACCAAATCATGTTGCatttgatatcaacaacaagggAAAATCCAAAGCAATAGAACCATATGAGCCACCTTTGACTACTGTTTCGAAGCTATTCTTACCTTTTGAGAATGACCAAGGTTGGCACAAGATTGTCTTGAGAAAAAGTGCGGCTGAAGGATTAAAATTCCACAAGTCACCTGAATACCAAAGGGGTGTGTTTGGTGCACAAGCGCATCGTAAATTTCACTACCTCAAACCACCAAAGCCACCATTGTTAGCAAATATCGAGCTTCGGTCCCCTACGATTTGGCTGCCAGAGGATGATAAAAAGCTTATACATTACGTTGCagaattttgtttcaattgggACCTTATTGCCGAACATGTTCAAGCATGCTCGTTTGCCCCTAGTTTGAGGAAATATGAATCCAACATTGAGCGAAGAACACCTTGGCAATGTTTTGAGAGATATATTCAACTcaatcaaaagtttcaattctcGGATATGAAAGGTAGTTATGCATTCCATGCTCAGCAATGGCTAGAACAAGCTCATAAAACACAACTGACAACGAAGAGAAGAGTGTCACCTCTTGGTGTTGGATCTGATTCGATGCAAAGAGGACACCGGAAGTTGCGGTGGGCTTCGATGTTTGATGCCATGCGCAAAGCCatgaagaagagagaaATTGCCCTTGCCAAAATGAATCATCGAAGGACTACTACAGATGTGCAACAAAATGTTCAACAAGGTACTGTCGCTAATGGAGAAAAGCGCCCTAACACTAGTAAAACCCCAACACCGGCAGAATTAGCCAAGTTGAAATATGAAAGAGATAAGTCAATACAGCAGAGCTCGCGAACTCGCCTTATGGCAGCTGTAGctcaacagcaacaacaacaacaacaacaacaacaacaacaacaacagcaacagcaacagcaacagcaacagcagcaacagcaacatcaacagccacagcagcaacagcatTTAccgcaacaacaacacctacagcagcaacaacatcaattacCCCAACAATTGCCTccacaacagcaaccaATTgcacatcaacaacagcttTCGCAACAAACCCAACAACAGTCCCAACTTACAcctcaacatcatcatcctcaaGTACCACCAATGCATCAAGGACGCGTACCACTGCAAGGACAACTCTTGGATCAAAGAgctcaatcaaatcatcaccagATTCagcaattgcaacaacagcagcaacaacttcaacagatacaacaacaactgcatcaacaactgcaTCAACAGCCCCCACAACTGCAACAGTTTCTGCAAttgcaacagcaacaacgaCAATCACATCCCCAACAGCAGGTTCACCCCCAACAACAGTATACACCCCATCTGCAGCTGCAACTGCCTATTTtacagcaacaacaactattCCAGCAACGttctcaacaacaatctcaaCAATTACATGCGCAAAATCTGCTGCTGCATGTACAAAATCGTTTTCAGAACCAACCACAATTCATGCAAGCAAACTCTCCTGAATATCTGTCAACTGCACCCACACCTCGTCCTGAGCAAATATTACAAAGAGCTCAACGTGCTGCTTTGAATGGCTTATCCTCACAAACTCAAGCCACAGTGAGGGACTCTCCATATCCTCAGAGCCAGTTAAAGATCCCCACAACTAAAGATGGGAAACAGTTAACAAATGAAcagattcatcaactatTGCAAATGGAGAAACAAAGAAGGCTTGtacagcagcagcagcaacagcagcaacagcaattACAGAATGTGGATTTCCAACTATCTCCAAACATGGGAATTGCGCCACAACCGCAAGTGCCTATATCGcctcaaattcatcaacagctTCCAGCAAACTTGAACAATGCGGCATTGCCTATGGGATCACCCAATATGCAATACCTGCCAAACAAGGCTGACGGTCAAAAGCCAGCTACATATTACCAGAGACAAGCACAGCCGCCTGTACTGCAAGTACAGAACGCTCTGCCTAATCTCCAACAAAAGCCTATGCAGCAACAGGTGCGACAACAACGACCAAGAATTCAATTCCCGCCTGCTCAGATTTCAGCAATTATTAACTCAATACAGACACAAAACCCTACATATACAAAAGAGCAGGTTACGAAGTTGGCAGCTCAGTATTTGAACAGCCTTCATCAGCAAGCTCAAAACAGAGCAAACAAGAATGTACAAACACAAGTTCAAGGTGGGATGCCGTTGCAGCAGGGTCAACAGTTTCGAGATGCCAATATTGGAGGGAACAATAGTGCAAGCGCTACTGCTAGTCCGCAACTGAGTCACACACGCCCACAGAGTCAAGGTTGA
- a CDS encoding Vac8 protein (involved in vacuolar inheritance), whose translation MGACCSCLSGQGGDGSQNQLLLAENEREAISALLQYLENRSDVDFFSNGPLRALSTLVYSENIDLQRSAALAFAEITEKDVREVNRDVLEPILILLQSNDSEVQRAACGALGNLAVNTENKILIVEMGGLEPLIRQMMSTNIEVQCNAVGCITNLATQDDNKSKIAKSGALIPLTKLAKSKDIRVQRNATGALLNMTHSGENRQELVNAGAVPVLVSLLSNDDADVQYYCTTALSNIAVDEANRRKLANTEPKLVSQLVNLMDSPSPRVQCQATLALRNLASDSGYQVEIVRAGGLPHLVQLLTCNHQPLILAAVACIRNISIHPLNEALIIEAGFLKPLVDLLDYTDSEEIQCHAVSTLRNLAASSEKNRTALLAAGAVDKCKDLVLKVPLSVQSEISACFAILALADDLKPKLYEAHIIDVLIPLTFSENGEVCGNSAAALANLCSRVSPDHKQYILNNWQQPNEGIHGFLIRFLESGSATFEHIALWTILQLLESNSPEFNSFIKEDEAILTGIKQMSNSQSQLNQGDKNGQVNSDDQYEDPKVELYNLTQQILQILG comes from the coding sequence ATGGGTGCTTGCTGTAGTTGTTTAAGTGGACAAGGCGGAGACGGGagtcaaaatcaacttttgttAGCAGAGAATGAAAGAGAGGCAATATCTGCCTTATTACAATACTTGGAGAATAGATCAGACGTTGATTTTTTCAGTAATGGGCCATTGCGTGCTCTTAGCACATTGGTGTATTCTGAGAATATCGATTTACAAAGAAGTGCGGCTTTAGCATTTGCTGAAATTACAGAAAAGGATGTCAGAGAGGTTAACAGAGATGTACTAGAACCTATATTAATTTTACTTCAATCAAATGACTCAGAAGTTCAAAGAGCTGCTTGTGGTGCGTTAGGTAATTTGGCGGTGAATACCGAAAACAAGATTcttattgttgaaatggGTGGGTTAGAACCATTGATTAGACAAATGATGTCAACTAATATCGAAGTTCAATGCAATGCTGTGGGATGCATCACTAATTTAGCCACTCAAGACGATAACAAGTCTAAAATAGCCAAAAGTGGGGCCTTAATACctttgacaaaattggCCAAGCTGAAAGACATTAGAGTTCAAAGAAATGCAACTGGTGCACTTTTGAATATGACACATCTGGGTGAGAATAGACAAGAGTTGGTGAATGCAGGTGCAGTGCCTGTTTTGGTATCCTTGctttcaaatgatgatgcaGATGTGCAGTATTATTGTACGACTGCATTATCCAATATTGCCGTTGATGAAGCCAATAGGAGAAAATTGGCAAATACCGAACCTAAACTCGTTAGCcaattggtgaatttgatgGACAGTCCGTCACCTAGAGTTCAATGCCAAGCAACATTGGCATTGAGAAACTTGGCTTCTGATAGCGGATatcaagttgaaattgtaagAGCTGGAGGCTTGCCACACTTGGTACAATTGTTAACTTGTAACCACCAACCTTTAATTCTTGCGGCCGTCGCTTGTATCAGAAACATTTCCATCCATCCTTTGAACGAGGCTTTGATCATTGAAGCCggatttttgaaaccattggttgatttgttggACTATACCGACTCAGAAGAAATCCAATGTCATGCAGTATCCACCTTGAGAAACTTGGCTGCATCTAGCGAAAAAAATAGAACCGCTTTGTTGGCAGCTGGAGCTGTTGATAAGTGTAAAGACTTGGTATTGAAAGTACCATTATCGGTGCAGCTGGAAATCAGTGCCTGTTTTGCAATCTTGGCATTAGCCGATGACTTAAAACCAAAGTTGTATGAAGCTCATATAATTGACGTATTAATCCCACTAACATTTTCAGAGAACGGAGAGGTATGTGGAAACTCAGCTGCTGCGTTAGCCAATTTGTGCTCAAGAGTATCACCCGATCACAAACAATATATCTTAAACAACTGGCAACAACCGAATGAAGGTATACATGGCTTCTTGATTAGATTTTTGGAGCTGGGTAGTGCAACTTTTGAACATATCGCGTTATGGACCATATTGCAATTATTAGAATCCAATAGTCCCGAGTTCAATAGTTTTATTAAAGAGGATGAAGCTATTCTCACTGGTATTAAGCAAATGAGCAACTCACAGCTGCAATTGAACCAAGGCGATAAAAATGGGCAGGTCAATTCCGACGATCAATATGAAGATCCAAAAGTGGAATTGTATAATTTGACGCAACAAATTCTACAAATTTTAGGATAA
- a CDS encoding Nbp35 protein yields MSPSQQAQDSLNSKLKEAEPEHCPGPESEIAGKDDACKGCANQEICSSQIPKGPDPDIPLINNRLCNIQHKILILSGKGGVGKSTFTSMLAWAIAADEDLEVGAMDLDICGPSLPRMLGAGENESIHQSNSGWSPVFVADNLGLMSISFMLPDSDLAIIWRGAKKNGLIKQFLKDVDWGEHLDYLLVDTPPGTSDEHLSVTSLMKEVGIDGALIVTTPQEVALLDVRKEIDFCRKANIKILGLVENMSGFVCPNCQGKSQIFKATTGGGENLCKELGIDFLGSVPLDPRIGRACDEGVSFFDLYPDSPASTAILDVVDALRDKVELNMNGLKLE; encoded by the coding sequence ATGTCACCTAGTCAACAAGCTCAAGATCTGCTAAACAGCAAGTTGAAAGAGGCAGAACCCGAGCACTGTCCTGGTCCAGAATCTGAGATTGCAGGTAAAGATGACGCATGCAAGGGATGTGCAAATCAGGAGATTTGCTCTTCACAAATACCGAAAGGACCTGATCCAGATATACCTTTAATCAACAATAGATTATGTAATATCCAACATAAGATACTAATTCTCTCAGGAAAAGGTGGTGTTGGTAAATCAACATTCACATCCATGCTTGCATGGGCTATAGCAGcagatgaagatttggaagTTGGTGCGATGGATTTAGATATATGCGGTCCATCACTACCGCGTATGTTGGGAGCAGGTGAGAATGAAAGTATTCATCAGTCAAATAGTGGATGGAGTCCCGTCTTTGTTGCTGACAACTTAGGACTAATGAGTATCTCCTTCATGCTTCCAGACAGTGACCTTGCAATAATATGGCGAGGGGCAAAAAAGAATGGTCTAATAAAGCAATTTTTGAAGGATGTGGATTGGGGTGAGCATTTAGACTACCTATTAGTGGACACTCCACCAGGTACAAGTGATGAGCATCTATCAGTCACTTCATTAATGAAAGAGGTTGGTATTGATGGTGCATTAATCGTAACAACGCCTCAAGAAGTGGCTTTGCTAGATGTACGGAAAGAGATTGATTTCTGCCGAAAGGCAAACATTAAAATCTTGGGGTTGGTTGAGAACATGTCTGGATTTGTATGTCCAAATTGTCAAGGAAAGAGTCAAATATTCAAAGCTACtactggtggtggtgaaaATTTGTGCAAAGAATTAGGTATAGATTTCTTAGGGTCAGTTCCTTTGGATCCTCGCATAGGTAGGGCTTGTGATGAGGGAGTATCATTTTTTGACTTGTACCCCGATTCCCCCGCTTCTACAGCTATCTTGGATGTCGTTGATGCTTTGCGGGATAAAGTTGAGTTGAACATGAACGGTTTAAAGTTGGAATAA
- a CDS encoding Nup145 protein (S. cerevisiae homolog NUP145 has RNA binding and has role in mRNA export from nucleus, nuclear pore organization, protein import into nucleus, tRNA splicing, via endonucleolytic cleavage and ligation, chromosome localization) encodes MKRKKKKCKYRDNRLSKDPSKRYSIYQSPPHGYSFQMFEQKSNNIYSNWGAASSFSARSNESGKPAGFSKPGAGNFFLFKESNTEFKNESSSLKKTFNLFGNSSDSKKQNSWSQIQDSSTGAQSSFKPSAGNQEKSHIESSGFASALYGDRRSDGKIDSLNKSNSFGNNPPPTNLTIHRNNGVASFSIKGSDTSLSDSVAVPSSNNAPAPPKSRLGKLFSYFKRDKKAKDKIQSVFKTPYVTPKTLSSPSYKAIDTRRIGSMRRLVLKSKPTKYHLIDVNKVLSSKRGVAVPTNMSATKLLTEESPQDNEMNDADEEVEYKSFAANVVEQTAKDEGKTSNKDANDKQDEYKTTVQKYNGYWTYPPIDEISEMNPSSLENVHNFIIGRVGYGQIAYDYPVNLTNVVSGAESNGRSLAEELFDNIVTVKQSAVLVYKNIEDKPPLGSNLNVPATITLEGIKPKPSVSMQDHINYLKRQIGMEFVTYDPITYVWVFKVKHFSIWGLVDEDDDDQKDLVSLKRKQDLREAEALAEYSKVYSDGSFDQEVKKQKLNEYTKIFPGDWGSTLPPNDSLLKLKRSLVTDEIAEVLNQYRDFEDDTMAGKVNSITIDSDSDSDEVEEIEEVKLNAYEPVITDVAVFNDIKNKSTFPTTDNWLLQLELANQYNSAMAPMAPENNFSKGKLTMSKVDELLFPNSGKGNKSASKKKGSEWPKVPLNDVSADIIQIVFDNLINDCQFKQSDNSMPQLEAEGLNFARLINKTEKTVSNLQIELASILFDQNNDSDNDRLILLGQWLQKYNQAQIEDLLEANQTDDLYCAFLYLCVNLKEKAIERAWKSKNEHLAVILFQADSNDIFVKDLAAEQIETWQRPRCIEYIPKSLIKIYQLLARQMDKVSENLTWSIVMGIYLYYGDAESIKDLLNEYKFILPEGDPTADLLRLYLRGVNYTTVRSSKLSSPLKWIFCLILADFNYDEVSTDLGNSLEKADLWKEALVVFSSIEDDNTKTKLIRNLIITKTEEEKIDEHDEKYLTTVLKVPRSLLHEAKASERKNAGDYWSEVNALIEANFWSKAHETIVTQLGPEVVITNSPTNVTKLMNVINQFPQHGSIISSWNKGAGIYQNYFKLIENTEDSEIIIFLMEFLPLTKPESTKQKLAIVTIAKFVGDLALENKRVPANQRQRILQMPLDKVDKAYFELRLSRAN; translated from the coding sequence atgaaaagaaaaaaaaaaaaatgtaaatACAGAGACAACAGATTAAGCAAAGATCCGTCGAAGAGGTACTCCATATATCAGAGTCCACCCCACGGCTattcatttcaaatgtttgAGCAGAAAAGTAACAACATATATAGCAATTGGGGTGCTGCCTCGTCCTTCAGTGCGAGAAGCAATGAATCGGGCAAACCTGCCGGTTTCTCCAAACCAGGAGCAGGGAATTTCTTCCTCTTTAAAGAATCAAATACCGaatttaaaaatgaaaGTCtgtcattgaaaaagaccTTTAAcctttttggaaattcaTCAGATCTGAAAAAACAGAACCTGTGGAGTCAAATCCaagattcatcaacagGTGCACAGTCATCGTTTAAACCAAGTGCTGgaaatcaagaaaaatcACACATTGAAAGCTCCGGCTTTGCATCCGCATTATATGGTGATCGCAGAAGTGATGGAAAGATTGATTCGttgaataaatcaaatctgTTTGGAAACAATCCCCCACCAACTAATCTCACAATTCATAGAAACAACGGAGTAGCAAGTTTTTCCATTAAAGGCAGCGACACTTCATTACTGGACTCCGTTGCTGTACCATCTAGTAACAATGCTCCCGCTCCACCCAAATCTAGACTTGGAAAGTTATTTAGCTACTTCAAGAGAGATAAAAAAGCAAAGGATAAAATTCAATCTGTTTTCAAGACACCCTACGTTACTCCAAAAACATTGTCTAGCCCATCATACAAAGCAATTGATACTAGACGAATTGGAAGTATGAGGAGACTCGTACTCAAATCTAAGCCAACAAAGTAccatttgattgatgtgAACAAAGTATTAAGCTCAAAGAGAGGAGTGGCTGTTCCGACAAACATGTCTGCTACTAAGCTATTGACTGAAGAACTGCCCCAGGATAATGAAATGAATGATgcagatgaagaagttgaataTAAGTCTTTTGCTGCGAATGTTGTGGAACAAACCGCCAAAGATGAAGGAAAAACCAGCAATAAAGATGCCAACGACAAGCAAGACGAATATAAAACCACGGTACAGAAATATAATGGTTACTGGACGTATCCTCCAATAGACGAAATCTCAGAAATGAACCCCTCAAGTCTTGAAAATGTACATAATTTCATTATTGGGAGAGTTGGATATGGACAAATTGCATACGACTATCCTGTTAATTTAACTAATGTGGTTTCAGGTGCTGAAAGCAACGGACGTCTGCTAGCTGAGGAGCTTTTCGATAATATTGTCACTGTAAAACAATCAGCAGTGTTGGTTTACAAGAATATCGAAGATAAACCCCCTTTGGGAAGCAATTTAAATGTTCCAGCAACAATCACCCTCGAAGGTATCAAACCGAAGCCAAGTGTATCCATGCAGGATCACATCAACTATTTGAAACGTCAAATTGGTATGGAATTTGTAACTTACGATCCAATTACTTACGTCTGGGTCTTCAAAGTTAAGCATTTCAGTATTTGGGGtttggttgatgaagatgatgacgatCAGAAAGATTTGGTACTGTTAAAGAGAAAGCAGGACTTGAGGGAGGCTGAGGCATTGGCTGAATACTCTAAGGTCTACTCAGATGGCAGCTTTGATCAAGAAgtgaagaaacaaaagttgaatgaaTACACAAAAATTTTTCCCGGTGATTGGGGATCCACCTTGCCACCTAACGATAGCTTATTGAAACTCAAGAGATCACTCGTTACAGACGAAATCGCTGAGGTGTTGAACCAGTATAGGGATTTTGAAGACGATACCATGGCTGGTAAAGTGAACAGCATCACCATAGATTCCGATTCCGATTCCGATGAGGTAGAGGAAATTGAGGAGGTAAAGTTAAACGCCTACGAGCCCGTGATTACTGATGTTGCTGTTTTTAACGatataaaaaataaatctACTTTTCCAACGACGGATAACTGGTTACTACAATTGGAGTTGGCGAACCAATATAATTCAGCAATGGCACCAATGGCACCAGagaataatttttcaaaggGTAAATTGACTATGAGcaaagttgatgaattacTTTTCCCAAATAGCGGGAAGGGGAACAAGTCTGCactgaaaaagaaagggCTGGAATGGCCAAAGGTACCGTTAAATGATGTGTCTGCGgatatcattcaaatcgTATTTGATAACTTAATCAATGATTGTCAATTCAAACAACTGGACAATCTGATGCCACAACTCGAAGCTGAAGGACTAAACTTTGCCAGGCTCATTAACAAAACAGAGAAAACAGTAAGTAACCTACAGATTGAATTggcatcaattttgtttgacCAAAATAATGATTCAGACAACGATAGACTAATCCTACTTGGTCAGTGGCTTCAAAAATATAACCAAGCACAAATTGAAGATCTACTTGAGGCGAATCAAACAGATGATTTGTATTGTGCTTTCCTTTATTTATGTGTGAACTTGAAGGAAAAAGCTATTGAGAGAGCATGGAAATCAAAGAATGAGCATCTTGCtgttattctttttcaagcCGATTCGAATGATATTTTTGTCAAAGATTTGGCTGCGGAACAGATCGAGACGTGGCAAAGACCACGTTGTATAGAGTACATTCCGAAGTCCCTCATCAAGATATATCAACTACTAGCAAGGCAAATGGATAAAGTGTCTGAAAATTTGACATGGAGTATTGTAATGGGTATTTATTTGTATTATGGAGACGCTGAGAGTATAAAAGATTTACTCAATGAATACAAATTCATTCTACCAGAAGGAGATCCAACAGCAGACTTGTTGAGATTATATTTGCGTGGTGTCAACTATACTACCGTTCGGAGTTCCAAATTAAGTAGTCCTCTAAAGTGGATTTTCTGTCTTATTTTGGCCGATTTCAACTACGATGAAGTATCGACTGATCTTGGAAATTCATTAGAGAAAGCTGATTTGTGGAAAGAGGCTTTGGTGGTATTTTCCTCTATAGAGGATGataatacaaaaacaaagttgATTAGAAATTTGATAATCACCAAAACTGAGGAAGAGAAAATCGATGAACACGATGAAAAGTACTTAACCACGGTTTTGAAAGTGCCTAGATCGTTGCTACACGAGGCAAAGGCATCGGAGAGGAAGAATGCTGGTGATTACTGGAGCGAAGTTAATGCACTTATTGAGGCAAATTTTTGGAGCAAGGCCCATGAGACAATAGTCACTCAACTTGGTCCAGAAGTGGTAATCACAAACTCACCAACTAATGTTACCAAACTAATGAATgtcattaatcaatttcctcaaCACGGGTCTATCATTTCATCATGGAACAAAGGTGCTGGTATTTACCAAAATTACTTTAAATTAATTGAAAATACTGAAGACAGCgaaatcatcattttttTGATGGAATTTTTGCCCTTAACTAAACCGGAATCAACTAAGCAGAAATTGGCTATCGTCACAATAGCCAAATTTGTGGGTGACTTGGCTTTAGAGAATAAAAGGGTACCTGCAAATCAAAGACAGCGGATATTACAAATGCCCTTGGACAAGGTGGACAAAgcatattttgaattgagGTTATCTAGAGCTAATTAG